The Amaranthus tricolor cultivar Red isolate AtriRed21 chromosome 6, ASM2621246v1, whole genome shotgun sequence genome has a segment encoding these proteins:
- the LOC130814959 gene encoding conserved oligomeric Golgi complex subunit 8, translating to MFQAKAERRESMDSSSNLEENGEAVAGLIPLASVSQQPYVSELLSFTLDRLHKEPELLRVDAERIRRQMQEVAVANYRSFIAAADALVSIREEVSSIDNHLESLIAEVPKLTSGCTEFIESAEQILEKRKMNQTLLANHSTLLDLLEIPQLMDTCVRNGNYDEALDLEAFVSKLCTLHPKIPVLQALSVEVNQATQSMLSQLLQKLRSNIQLPECLRIIGYLRRIGVFSEYEMRLQFLRCREAWLTGILDDLDQRNPYEYLKGMVNCHRMHLFDVVNQYRAIFADDTSGSEENYDGGLLFSWAMHQITSHLKMLKLMLPKITEGGSLSNILDQCMYCAMGLGWVGLDFRGLLPSLFEEAVLNLFVKNIATAVENFQLVLDSHRWVPLPAVGFSGTSANEESREDMTPPSNLMEHPPLAVFINGVSAALNELRPCAPISLKHILAQELLKGLKAVHNSLLRYNEARMLRENESTLFFSLCRAFMEVAFPYCSTCFGRCYPGGATLIMDAKGSFDGLTRLLSVSSSREIPRRTQSLDLHSISENESSSTLENGIIPESEQKDSEVIEDEHNSEDTKANTKDGDS from the exons ATGTTTCAAGCGAAGGCTGAGAGGAGAGAATCCATGGATTCTTCATCAAACTTAGAAGAGAATGGCGAAGCAGTAGCAGGACTCATACCTCTAGCTTCAGTCTCCCAACAACCATATGTCTCTGAACTCCTCTCTTTCACTCTTGATCGTCTTCACAAG GAACCCGAACTTCTCCGAGTTGATGCTGAGAGGATCCGGCGCCAGATGCAGGAAGTTGCGGTGGCTAATTATCGCTCTTTTATAGCTGCTGCTGATGCGTTGGTTTCTATTAGAGAAGAAGTTTCCTCCATTGATAATCATCTTGAGTCTCTG ATTGCTGAAGTCCCTAAATTGACATCAGGTTGCACTGAGTTCATTGAATCAGCTGAACAAATTTTGGAGAAGAGGAAAATGAACCAAACCTTGCTTGCAAATCACAGTACTTTGCTTGACTTGCTTGAAATTCCTCAGCTTATGGACAC ATGTGTGAGGAATGGAAATTATGATGAAGCGCTTGACTTGGAAGCTTTTGTTAGCAAATTATGCACCTTGCATCCAAA GATCCCTGTTCTTCAAGCTTTGTCTGTGGAGGTTAACCAGGCAACACAATCTATGCTTTCACAGCTTCTCCAGAAGCTCAgatcaaatattcaa TTGCCAGAATGTCTTCGTATCATTGGATATTTACGTCGAATAGGTGTCTTTAGCGAGTATGAAATGCGCTTGCAG TTTTTGAGATGTAGAGAGGCTTGGCTTACTGGAATCCTTGATGATTTGGACCAAAGAAACCCGTATGAGTACTTAAAGGGAATGGTCAACTGTCACAGGATGCATTTATTTGATGTTGTGAACCAATACCGAGCCATATTTGCTGATGATACGTCTGGAAGTGAAGAAAACTATGATGGGGGGCTTCTCTTTAGTTGGGCTATGCACCAAATTACATCTCACCTAAAGATGCTGAAGCTCATGCTTCCCAAGATAACTGAAGGAGGATCTTTATCAAACATTCTTGATCAGTGCATG TACTGTGCGATGGGGCTCGGTTGGGTTGGATTGGATTTTCGGGGTCTGCTTCCATCACTATTTGAAGA GGCTGTTCTAAACTTATTTGTGAAGAATATTGCCACTGCTGTTGAGAATTTTCAG CTTGTCCTGGATTCACATCGATGGGTCCCATTGCCAGCAGTTGGGTTTTCAGGCACTTCTGCTAATGAAGAAAGTCGAGAAGACATGACTCCGCCTTCAAATTTAATGGAGCATCCACCCCTTGCTGTATTTATAAATG GTGTATCTGCAGCACTGAATGAGCTACGCCCTTGTGCTCCAATCAGCTTGAAACATATTCTAGCACAGGAATTATTGAAAGGACTCAAAGCTGTTCATAACTCATTGTTGAGATATAATGAAGCACGAATGCTTAGAGAGAATGAATCCAcacttttcttttctctttgtcGCGCATTCATGGAG GTTGCATTTCCTTATTGTTCAACTTGTTTTGGTCGTTGTTACCCTGGTGGGGCAACCCTTATTATGGATGCCAAAGGTTCATTTGATGGGCTAACCCGTTTGTTATCAGTGTCATCATCAAGAGAGATTCCTAGGCGAACACAAAGTTTAGATTTACATAGCATATCAGAAAATGAGAGTTCATCTACATTAGAAAATGGGATTATCCCTGAAAGTGAACAAAAGGACAGTGAGGTAATTGAAGACGAACATAATAGTGAAGATACAAAGGCCAATACGAAAGATGGTGATTCGTAA
- the LOC130815244 gene encoding vacuolar protein sorting-associated protein 29 yields the protein MVLVLAIGDLHIPHRAPDLPPKFKSMLVPGKIQHIICTGNLCIKEVHDYLKTICPDLHVTRGEYDEDARYPETKTLTIGQFKLGLCHGHQVIPWGDLDSLAMLQRQLDVDILVTGHTHQFTAYKHEGGVVINPGSATGAYSSITYDVNPSFVLMDIDGLRVVVYVYELIDGEVKVDKIDFKKTTAPHSPH from the exons ATGGTGCTTGTATTGGCGATTGGGGATTTACATATCCCTCATAGGGCACCTGATCTCCCTCCCAAGTTCAAGTCTATGCTTGTCCCTGGCAAGATTCAACACATCATCTGCACTGGTAATCTCTGTATCAAA GAAGTACATGATTACCTGAAAACAATATGTCCAGATCTCCATGTTACTCGAGGTGAATATGATGAAGATGCACGTTATCCGGAGACAAAAACCCTAACCATCGGTCAGTTCAAACTTGGACTTTGCCATGGTCACCAG GTTATTCCATGGGGGGACTTGGATTCTCTTGCTATGCTTCAGAGGCAGTTGGACGTGGACATCCTTGTGACGGGGCATACACATCAATTTACAGCATACAAGCATGAAGGTGGTGTTGTCATAAATCCAGGATCTGCCACCGGTGCATACAGCAGCATCACCTACGATGTTAACCCAAGCTTCGTATTAATGGATATTGACGGGCTTCGTGTGGTGGTTTATGTGTATGAGCTGATTGATGGGGAAGTTAAGGTGgataaaattgatttcaaaAAGACAACTGCTCCACACTCTCCTCACTGA
- the LOC130815280 gene encoding 1-aminocyclopropane-1-carboxylate synthase 7: MAIEIEKPSSVELSRVAVSDTHGEESPYFAGWKAYDEDPYDEVTNPSGVIQMGLAENQVSFDMLEEYLEKNSEESNWGKTKSAGFRENALFQDYHGLPSFRKAMASFMEQIRGGRAKFDYNRIVLTAGATAANELLTFILADPGDALLVPTPYYPGFDRDLRWRTGVNIVPIHCDSSNNFQVTPEALEAAYTKAQTMNMKVRAILITNPSNPLGATINPKVLSQILDFASSKNIHLVSDEIYSGSSFYPEDFTSIAEILESRNFQDAERVHIVYSLSKDLGLPGFRIGTIYSYNDQVVKTARRMSSFTLVSSQTQKLLSSMLSDQKFTSNYIKTNRERLRRRYDMIINGLKKAGIECLKGNAGLFCWMNLSPFLENPCRESELDLWNSIVEEVKINISPGLSCHCSEFGWFRVCFANMSEHTLQVALNRLHNFMQRRFYKEIDYSNYE; this comes from the exons ATGGCTATTGAGATTGAAAAGCCTTCTAGTGTTGAACTATCAAGAGTTGCTGTTTCTGACACTCATGGTGAAGAATCTCCTTACTTTGCTGGTTGGAAAGCTTATGATGAAGATCCTTATGATGAAGTTACCAATCCATCTGGTGTTATACAAATGGGACTTGCTGAGAATCAA GTTTCTTTTGACATGCTTGAAGAATACTTGGAAAAGAACTCAGAAGAAAGTAACTGGGGTAAAACAAAAAGTGCTGGGTTTAGAGAAAATGCTTTGTTTCAAGACTACCATGGACTTCCTTCATTCAGGAAGGCAATGGCTAGTTTCATGGAACAAATTCGAGGTGGTAGAGCTAAATTTGATTACAATAGAATTGTCCTCACTGCTGGAGCTACTGCAGCTAATGAACTCTTAACCTTCATCCTAGCCGACCCTGGTGATGCTTTGTTGGTCCCAACTCCTTATTACCCAGG ATTTGACAGAGACCTAAGATGGAGGACTGGTGTGAACATTGTACCAATACATTGTGACAGTTCAAACAACTTCCAAGTAACCCCAGAAGCATTAGAAGCAGCATACACCAAAGCACAAACCATGAACATGAAAGTAAGAGCAATATTAATCACAAACCCATCAAACCCATTAGGAGCCACAATAAACCCAAAAGTCTTATCCCAAATCCTAGACTTTGCATCATCAAAAAACATCCATTTAGTCTCAGATGAAATCTACTCAGGCTCATCCTTCTACCCAGAAGACTTCACAAGCATAGCAGAAATCCTAGAATCTAGAAACTTCCAAGATGCAGAAAGAGTCCACATAGTTTACAGCCTCTCCAAAGATCTTGGACTCCCAGGTTTCAGGATAGGCACAATATACTCATATAATGATCAAGTAGTAAAAACTGCAAGAAGAATGTCAAGTTTCACCCTTGTTTCATCTCAAACACAAAAACTATTATCTTCCATGTTATCTGATCAAAAATTCACATCTAATTACATTAAAACTAACAGAGAAAGATTAAGAAGGCGATACGATATGATCATAAATGGGTTAAAAAAAGCAGGGATTGAATGTTTAAAGGGAAATGCAGGATTATTTTGTTGGATGAATTTAAGCCCTTTTCTTGAAAACCCATGTCGGGAAAGTGAATTGGATCTTTGGAATTCAATTGTTGAGGAAGTTAAGATCAATATTTCACCTGGATTATCTTGTCATTGTTCGGAATTTGGTTGGTTTAGGGTTTGTTTTGCTAATATGAGTGAACATACATTACAAGTTGCATTGAATAGGTTACATAATTTCATGCAAAGAAGATTTTACAAGGAAATAGATTATTCTAATTATGAATAA